In Arthrobacter citreus, a genomic segment contains:
- the hemW gene encoding radical SAM family heme chaperone HemW has product MTPSALPLGDPAPADGLLPAQAAEGAADRNFGLYVHIPFCSVRCGYCDFNTYTATELGGGASQAAYGGTAEQEVRFAARALKASGLPDRKMGTVFFGGGTPTLLPAEDLAGILKTAVDAWGLEPGAEVTTEANPDSVTPQSLQLLADAGFTRVSFGMQSAVPHVLAVLDRTHTPSRVPEAVKWARDAGLKVSVDLIYGTPGESLADWEVSVKEALSYEPDHISAYALIIEDGTKLAARMRRGEVPPIDDDDHADKYLMADEMMTAAGLSWYEVSNWSRTPADQCRHNLAYWRSDDWWGIGPGAHSHAGGVRWWNAKHPTAYAQRLAAGESPAVGRETLDAETRYVEDVMLRTRLAEGLDLSRLKDSGRLAVAGLMADGLVDPKAALTGRVLLTTKGRLLADAVVRRLLPD; this is encoded by the coding sequence GTGACACCAAGCGCATTGCCCCTCGGGGATCCGGCACCCGCCGACGGACTGCTGCCCGCACAGGCGGCGGAAGGAGCAGCGGACCGGAACTTCGGACTCTACGTCCACATCCCGTTCTGCTCAGTACGCTGCGGCTATTGCGACTTCAACACCTACACCGCCACCGAACTCGGCGGCGGAGCGTCGCAGGCCGCCTACGGCGGCACGGCGGAGCAGGAAGTGCGCTTCGCCGCCCGCGCGCTGAAGGCCTCCGGGCTCCCGGACCGGAAGATGGGAACAGTCTTCTTCGGCGGCGGCACACCCACTCTGCTGCCCGCTGAGGACCTTGCCGGCATCCTGAAAACGGCGGTTGACGCGTGGGGGCTGGAGCCCGGCGCCGAAGTCACCACCGAAGCCAATCCGGACTCCGTGACGCCGCAGTCCCTGCAGCTGCTGGCCGACGCCGGGTTCACCCGGGTCTCCTTCGGCATGCAGTCGGCCGTTCCGCACGTGCTCGCGGTCCTGGACCGCACCCACACGCCGTCGCGCGTTCCCGAGGCCGTGAAATGGGCGCGCGACGCCGGTCTGAAGGTGAGCGTGGACTTGATCTACGGCACGCCGGGGGAGTCCCTGGCGGACTGGGAAGTTTCCGTCAAGGAGGCGCTGAGCTACGAACCGGACCACATCTCGGCGTACGCGCTGATCATCGAGGACGGCACCAAGCTGGCGGCGCGGATGCGGCGCGGCGAAGTGCCGCCGATCGACGACGATGACCACGCGGACAAGTACCTCATGGCCGACGAAATGATGACGGCGGCCGGATTGTCCTGGTATGAAGTGAGCAACTGGTCCCGGACGCCGGCCGATCAGTGCCGGCACAACCTGGCCTACTGGCGCAGCGACGACTGGTGGGGCATCGGTCCCGGGGCCCATTCCCATGCCGGCGGCGTGCGCTGGTGGAACGCCAAGCACCCCACCGCCTATGCGCAGCGGCTCGCGGCCGGCGAATCTCCGGCGGTTGGCCGTGAAACGCTCGACGCCGAAACCCGGTATGTGGAAGACGTGATGCTGCGCACCCGGCTGGCCGAGGGGCTGGACCTGTCCCGGCTGAAGGACTCCGGCCGGCTCGCCGTGGCCGGACTGATGGCTGACGGGCTGGTGGATCCGAAAGCCGCACTGACCGGCCGCGTGCTGCTCACGACCAAGGGCCGGCTCCTGGCTGACGCCGTCGTGCGCCGCCTGCTGCCGGACTAA
- a CDS encoding DUF4870 domain-containing protein — protein MRQNQPHPDDRGSGTRPAYQGAPANALPLTASEDRQWATMAHFGGILGFIPSLVIFLVFRDRGPFTAQESKEALNFTLPPTIIALVAWLLSFIPVVGWVFAILNALLWVAIAVSSVVAGIEVNRGRPYRYRLNLRRIQ, from the coding sequence ATCCGTCAGAACCAGCCCCATCCCGACGACAGGGGTTCCGGAACTCGTCCCGCCTACCAGGGCGCTCCGGCAAATGCGCTGCCCCTGACCGCCTCCGAGGACCGGCAGTGGGCAACCATGGCTCATTTCGGCGGTATTTTGGGCTTCATCCCGTCATTGGTCATCTTCCTGGTCTTCCGCGACCGCGGCCCCTTCACGGCACAGGAATCCAAGGAAGCACTGAATTTCACGCTGCCTCCCACGATCATTGCCCTGGTGGCGTGGCTGCTGTCCTTCATTCCCGTGGTCGGCTGGGTTTTCGCCATCCTGAATGCCCTGCTGTGGGTGGCCATTGCCGTTTCCTCGGTGGTGGCCGGCATTGAGGTCAACCGCGGGCGTCCGTACCGGTACCGGTTGAACCTGCGCCGCATCCAGTAG
- a CDS encoding DUF3097 domain-containing protein: MSNFSWGPQDISAPARKSLPKVGAESGLVLEDVQTGWVGAVVRVEKSGGLHLMVLEDRRGKTKSFELGFGFLLDGEPVEVVPAVKAQAPASRRTASGSLRVENTRARTARASRIWVEGKHDAELVEKVWGDDLRVEGIVVEPLHGVDDLYAAVRDFNPGPERRLGILVDHLVAGSKESRIAADAMKHPGARGNVLIVGHPYVDVWQAIKPQTIGLSAWPVVPRHEDWKTGILKGLGWPHRDHTDVALGWKKLLGSVTSYADLEPSLLGRVEEVIDFLTVP; the protein is encoded by the coding sequence GTGTCGAACTTTTCGTGGGGGCCGCAGGACATCAGTGCTCCGGCCCGGAAATCCCTGCCCAAAGTCGGAGCGGAGTCGGGTTTGGTGCTCGAGGACGTGCAGACCGGATGGGTTGGCGCGGTGGTCCGGGTGGAGAAGTCCGGCGGTCTGCACCTGATGGTGCTCGAGGACCGGCGGGGCAAGACGAAGTCCTTTGAGCTGGGCTTCGGATTCCTGCTCGACGGCGAGCCGGTGGAAGTGGTTCCCGCGGTAAAGGCGCAGGCGCCGGCATCCCGCCGGACGGCGTCGGGCTCCCTCCGCGTGGAGAACACCCGGGCCCGCACCGCGAGGGCCAGCCGGATTTGGGTGGAAGGAAAGCACGACGCCGAACTGGTGGAGAAGGTGTGGGGTGATGACCTGCGCGTGGAGGGAATCGTCGTCGAGCCCCTTCACGGTGTGGATGACCTGTATGCCGCCGTCCGCGATTTCAACCCCGGCCCGGAACGCCGGCTGGGCATCCTGGTGGACCATCTGGTGGCCGGATCCAAGGAATCCCGCATTGCCGCCGACGCCATGAAGCACCCCGGCGCCCGCGGCAACGTGCTGATCGTCGGACATCCGTACGTTGACGTCTGGCAGGCCATCAAACCTCAAACCATCGGGCTCTCCGCATGGCCTGTGGTCCCCCGGCACGAGGACTGGAAGACGGGCATCCTCAAGGGCCTGGGCTGGCCGCACCGTGACCACACTGACGTGGCTCTGGGCTGGAAGAAGCTGCTGGGAAGCGTGACCTCCTATGCCGATCTTGAGCCCTCACTGCTGGGCCGTGTGGAGGAAGTCATCGACTTCCTGACAGTTCCGTAG
- the hrcA gene encoding heat-inducible transcriptional repressor HrcA, which yields MSEPRRLEVLRAIVEDYVHSREPVGSKALVERHQLGVSSATIRNDMAALEEEGLIVAPHTSAGRIPTDKGYRLFVDRISDVKPLSAAERKAIQTLLEGAEDLDDVMERTVRLLSQLTNQVAVVQYPHLGNARVRHIEFVLLAPAQVLVVLISTTGRVEQRVITMPDQVAEPDLLDLRQHFLAALSGTPLTRITGQLAECLATVPAQKRRNASALARSLEQLAGINREDRMVMAGTANLARSTVDFPLTIGPILEALEEQVVMLRLLSEMEQDARGVSVRIGRENPHGSLAEASVVATGYGPDSSAKVGVLGPTRMDYPNTMATVRAVARYLSRILNN from the coding sequence ATGAGTGAACCACGCAGACTCGAGGTGCTCCGGGCCATTGTTGAGGACTACGTCCACTCGCGTGAGCCCGTGGGTTCCAAGGCGCTGGTTGAGCGGCACCAGCTGGGGGTATCAAGCGCAACCATCCGCAACGACATGGCAGCCCTTGAAGAGGAAGGGCTGATTGTCGCGCCCCATACCTCGGCCGGACGCATTCCCACGGACAAGGGCTACCGCCTGTTCGTTGACCGGATTTCCGATGTGAAGCCGCTGTCGGCGGCTGAGCGGAAGGCCATCCAAACCCTGCTGGAGGGCGCTGAGGACCTCGACGACGTCATGGAGCGCACCGTCCGGCTGCTGTCACAGCTCACCAACCAGGTGGCCGTGGTGCAGTATCCGCATCTGGGCAACGCTCGGGTGCGTCACATCGAATTTGTGCTGCTGGCACCGGCACAGGTGCTGGTGGTGCTGATTTCAACCACCGGCAGGGTGGAGCAGCGCGTCATCACGATGCCGGACCAGGTGGCGGAACCGGACCTGCTGGACCTGCGCCAGCATTTCCTCGCCGCACTGAGCGGAACCCCGCTGACCCGGATCACCGGGCAGCTGGCTGAATGCCTGGCGACGGTTCCGGCCCAGAAGCGGCGCAACGCCAGCGCCCTGGCCCGAAGCCTGGAGCAGCTGGCCGGAATCAACCGGGAAGACCGGATGGTGATGGCGGGGACCGCCAACCTGGCGCGGTCCACCGTAGACTTTCCCCTGACGATTGGCCCCATCCTCGAAGCGCTCGAGGAACAAGTGGTCATGCTTCGTTTGTTGTCTGAAATGGAGCAGGACGCCCGGGGCGTTTCGGTCCGGATTGGCCGGGAGAACCCCCACGGTTCCCTGGCGGAAGCATCAGTGGTGGCAACCGGATATGGTCCGGACTCCTCGGCCAAGGTGGGAGTGCTGGGACCAACCCGGATGGACTATCCCAACACCATGGCAACAGTCCGCGCGGTGGCCCGCTATCTGTCCCGGATACTGAACAACTAG
- the dnaJ gene encoding molecular chaperone DnaJ yields the protein MSDHYQVLGVGRDATGEEIKKAYRKLARKLHPDVNSAPGAQDEFKAVTHAYEVLADPQKRRIYDTTGNENGNDNGFGGGAGFGGQGFGFQDIFDTFFGGAGAGGGRGPASRTRRGQDALINVRIDLKDAVFGTNKKIEVDTAVTCPTCDGSCCQPGTSPRTCDICHGTGQVQRAVRSILGQVMTSAPCGSCQGYGSVIPDPCHECAGEGRVRSRRSLNIKIPAGVATGTRIQLGGQGEAGTAGGPQGDLYVEIRVNADPTFVREGDDLHATLTVPMTAAALGSSINFETFDGDREITVKAGTQSGEITTLKGLGVTHLRGYGRGDLLVHLHVETPQKLDAEQEELLRKLAQLRGEEYAEGRLASSGTGVFARLRDRLGNL from the coding sequence GTGAGCGATCACTACCAGGTCCTGGGTGTCGGACGCGACGCCACGGGCGAAGAAATCAAGAAGGCGTACCGGAAGCTTGCCCGCAAGCTGCACCCGGACGTTAACTCCGCTCCCGGAGCGCAGGACGAGTTCAAGGCCGTTACGCACGCCTACGAGGTCCTGGCGGACCCGCAGAAGCGCCGGATCTACGACACCACCGGCAATGAAAACGGCAATGACAACGGTTTTGGCGGCGGAGCCGGCTTCGGCGGCCAGGGCTTTGGCTTCCAGGATATTTTCGACACGTTCTTCGGCGGAGCCGGAGCGGGCGGCGGCCGTGGCCCGGCATCGCGCACCCGCCGCGGCCAGGACGCCCTGATCAACGTGCGGATCGACCTCAAGGACGCCGTCTTCGGCACCAACAAGAAGATCGAGGTCGACACCGCCGTCACCTGCCCGACGTGCGACGGCAGCTGCTGCCAGCCCGGCACGTCACCGCGGACCTGCGACATCTGCCACGGCACCGGGCAGGTGCAGCGCGCGGTGCGCTCCATCCTGGGCCAGGTCATGACCAGCGCCCCGTGTGGTTCCTGCCAGGGTTACGGATCCGTCATCCCCGACCCCTGCCACGAATGCGCCGGCGAGGGACGCGTCCGTTCGCGCCGCTCACTGAACATCAAGATCCCGGCGGGTGTTGCCACCGGTACGCGCATCCAGCTCGGCGGACAGGGCGAAGCCGGCACCGCCGGCGGACCGCAGGGAGACCTGTACGTGGAGATCCGGGTTAACGCCGATCCAACGTTTGTGCGTGAGGGAGATGACCTGCACGCCACGTTGACGGTCCCCATGACCGCTGCCGCCCTAGGCTCGTCGATCAACTTCGAAACGTTCGACGGCGACCGCGAAATCACCGTCAAGGCGGGCACCCAGTCCGGTGAAATCACCACGCTCAAGGGCCTCGGTGTTACCCACCTGCGCGGCTACGGCCGTGGAGACCTGCTGGTCCACCTGCATGTTGAAACCCCGCAGAAGCTGGACGCGGAGCAGGAGGAACTGCTCCGCAAGCTGGCGCAGCTGCGCGGCGAGGAATACGCCGAGGGCCGCCTGGCCAGCAGCGGGACCGGCGTCTTTGCCCGGCTGCGGGACCGGCTGGGCAACCTGTAA
- a CDS encoding 16S rRNA (uracil(1498)-N(3))-methyltransferase, with protein MTNPIFFGDPGAVRAAVPGSVVVIEGPEAHHAVAVKRLAPGEPVDIVDGAGRRLSGTVSAASPARLEVSVETVTEEDAATETLILVQALAKGGRDEQAIEAATELGVDRVIPWQSERSIVRWRADKAAKGQAKWQGIVTAAAKQSRRSAIPPVEDMVESKALAARLAGVDLVLVLHEEADGALAPTVAEARGRAGDRPLSIAVVVGPEGGISAGEVELLRSGGAVAVRLGAHVMRSSTAGPAALAGLNLVLGRW; from the coding sequence ATGACCAACCCCATTTTCTTCGGTGATCCGGGCGCGGTGCGCGCTGCCGTGCCCGGATCCGTGGTTGTCATCGAGGGCCCGGAGGCCCACCATGCCGTTGCCGTGAAGCGGCTTGCCCCGGGAGAACCGGTGGATATCGTGGACGGCGCCGGACGGCGGCTGTCGGGAACAGTGTCCGCCGCCTCGCCTGCACGGCTGGAAGTCAGCGTGGAAACCGTGACCGAAGAGGATGCAGCAACCGAAACACTGATCCTGGTCCAGGCCCTGGCCAAGGGCGGGCGCGATGAACAGGCCATCGAAGCGGCCACCGAACTTGGCGTGGACCGGGTCATACCGTGGCAGTCCGAACGCAGCATCGTCCGCTGGCGCGCCGACAAGGCAGCGAAGGGGCAGGCAAAGTGGCAGGGCATTGTCACCGCCGCGGCCAAGCAGTCCCGACGGTCAGCCATCCCGCCGGTCGAAGACATGGTGGAATCAAAAGCGCTGGCGGCCCGGCTTGCAGGCGTGGACCTGGTGCTGGTGCTGCATGAGGAGGCCGACGGCGCCCTGGCCCCAACGGTTGCCGAGGCGCGCGGACGCGCCGGGGACCGGCCCCTGAGCATTGCGGTGGTGGTTGGCCCCGAGGGTGGAATCAGTGCCGGGGAAGTGGAGCTGCTGCGCTCCGGCGGGGCGGTGGCAGTGCGGCTGGGAGCGCACGTTATGCGCTCCTCGACCGCCGGTCCGGCCGCGCTTGCCGGATTGAACCTGGTCCTGGGGCGCTGGTAG
- a CDS encoding GerMN domain-containing protein: MGTAHRQFWLRNRRAGLGLLAASSLLLSGCGVVAATPTTTMPISFGDAAGGTLSTPLTATPPSEGKPAPGRIPVYWLGLNGSDVHLYREFQPAEKGGDPIGEAVLAMTEGTPSDPDYFNPWKKAGTVSASISGKNVITVDISEDAFDTSMDAGMAHRAVQQLVYTATAAASNAGLTTVGHPASVVLLVDGKAGYNAFGHEVLEGPLKRDPALMAPIWIIDPQEGAGSQSALTVQGTAVPEGGQLSWRVEPIVDGRPAEEALESGYADLEASTGGPSLFSFTVELPAGEYNVSVFHGTGRANEDSKRVSISSAAQ; the protein is encoded by the coding sequence ATGGGCACTGCGCACCGCCAGTTTTGGCTGCGGAACCGCCGGGCAGGCCTCGGTCTGCTGGCTGCCTCTTCGCTCCTCCTTAGCGGGTGTGGAGTGGTGGCGGCAACCCCCACCACAACCATGCCCATCTCCTTCGGAGACGCCGCGGGGGGCACTCTTTCCACCCCGCTGACCGCCACTCCCCCGTCGGAGGGAAAGCCGGCTCCGGGCCGGATTCCGGTGTACTGGCTGGGGCTCAACGGCTCCGATGTGCACCTGTACCGGGAATTCCAGCCGGCCGAGAAGGGCGGCGACCCCATCGGTGAAGCCGTGCTCGCGATGACCGAAGGCACACCGTCGGACCCGGACTATTTTAATCCGTGGAAGAAGGCGGGCACCGTCAGCGCGTCGATATCCGGCAAGAACGTCATCACTGTGGACATCTCAGAGGACGCGTTCGATACCTCCATGGATGCGGGAATGGCGCACCGTGCCGTCCAGCAGCTGGTGTACACCGCCACCGCCGCGGCATCGAACGCGGGACTGACCACGGTTGGCCACCCGGCATCGGTGGTGCTGCTGGTGGACGGCAAAGCCGGCTACAACGCCTTTGGCCACGAGGTCCTGGAAGGCCCGCTAAAACGGGACCCTGCGCTGATGGCGCCAATCTGGATTATCGATCCGCAGGAGGGTGCCGGTTCGCAGTCCGCGCTCACTGTGCAGGGAACGGCAGTACCCGAAGGCGGCCAGCTGTCCTGGCGCGTGGAGCCCATAGTTGACGGACGGCCCGCCGAGGAAGCCCTGGAAAGCGGCTACGCCGATCTCGAAGCGTCCACGGGCGGCCCGTCGCTCTTCAGCTTCACGGTGGAACTGCCCGCCGGTGAGTACAACGTGAGCGTCTTCCACGGGACCGGGCGCGCCAACGAGGACTCCAAGCGGGTAAGCATCAGCTCAGCCGCGCAGTAA
- a CDS encoding PhoH family protein, which produces MTESSGIGTIGLDQQTIVFDSTEHMVQSLGANDEALKIIEAAYPEASLHVRGNELSISGPAPVVELTHRLVTEVRILARSQTKVTPQLLEQLITMLRDQSAPRPAEVLTQNILSSRGRTIRPKTLNQKNYVDAIDKNTIVFGIGPAGTGKTYLAMAKAVQALQQKEVSRIILTRPAVEAGERLGFLPGTLSDKIDPYLRPLYDALHDMMDPDSIPRLMAAGTIEVAPLAYMRGRTLNDAFIILDEAQNTTPEQMKMFLTRLGFGSKMVVTGDVTQVDLPGGTASGLRIVHDILGDIDDVSFSELHATDVVRHSLVSSIVTAYSEWDESKRSAAAAAGNGRSAGRGTGK; this is translated from the coding sequence ATGACTGAATCCTCAGGAATTGGCACCATCGGGCTGGATCAGCAGACCATAGTCTTTGATTCCACTGAACACATGGTCCAGTCACTGGGTGCCAATGACGAGGCACTCAAGATCATTGAGGCCGCCTATCCGGAAGCCAGCCTGCACGTGCGGGGCAACGAGCTTTCGATCTCCGGTCCGGCACCCGTGGTGGAACTCACCCACCGGCTGGTGACAGAGGTTCGGATCCTGGCGCGCAGCCAGACCAAGGTCACCCCGCAGCTGCTGGAACAGCTGATCACGATGCTCCGGGACCAGAGCGCGCCGCGCCCGGCGGAGGTCCTGACGCAGAACATCCTCTCCAGCCGCGGGCGCACCATCCGGCCCAAAACGCTGAACCAGAAGAACTACGTCGACGCGATCGACAAGAACACCATCGTGTTCGGTATTGGCCCGGCCGGAACCGGCAAGACCTACCTCGCCATGGCAAAGGCGGTCCAGGCCCTTCAGCAGAAAGAAGTCAGCCGGATCATCCTGACCCGTCCCGCGGTGGAGGCCGGCGAACGCCTCGGCTTCCTGCCCGGGACCCTCAGCGACAAGATTGATCCCTATCTCCGTCCGCTGTACGACGCACTGCACGACATGATGGACCCGGATTCCATTCCGCGCCTCATGGCGGCCGGAACCATCGAAGTTGCTCCGCTGGCATACATGCGCGGACGCACCCTCAACGACGCCTTCATCATCTTGGACGAAGCGCAGAACACCACGCCCGAGCAGATGAAGATGTTCCTGACCCGGCTGGGGTTCGGGTCCAAGATGGTGGTGACCGGTGACGTCACCCAGGTGGACCTGCCGGGTGGGACGGCCTCCGGCCTGCGCATTGTCCACGACATCCTCGGCGACATCGATGACGTCTCCTTCTCTGAGCTGCATGCCACTGACGTGGTCCGGCACTCGCTGGTCAGCAGTATCGTGACCGCGTACAGCGAATGGGACGAGTCGAAGCGAAGCGCCGCTGCCGCCGCCGGCAACGGCCGCTCCGCCGGGCGGGGGACCGGCAAGTGA
- the ybeY gene encoding rRNA maturation RNase YbeY translates to MSIEVNNESAVAVDEEELSRLGRYLLDNLYVHPEAELSIILVDEEAMEKLHIEWMDIPGATDVLSFPMDELRPGVPGRVTPAGVLGDIVLCPQVAAEQADTAGHSMQEELLLLTTHGVLHLLGYDHAEPEEEQEMFGLQRQLLSSYLGRDAPKETRS, encoded by the coding sequence GTGAGCATCGAGGTCAACAACGAGTCCGCGGTAGCCGTGGACGAAGAGGAACTCTCCCGGCTGGGCCGGTACCTGCTGGACAACCTGTACGTGCATCCGGAAGCTGAACTCTCCATCATCCTGGTGGACGAGGAAGCCATGGAAAAGCTGCACATTGAGTGGATGGACATCCCCGGCGCCACCGATGTGCTGTCCTTCCCCATGGACGAACTGCGCCCGGGTGTTCCCGGGCGCGTCACACCGGCGGGAGTCCTCGGCGATATTGTGCTGTGCCCGCAGGTGGCCGCCGAACAGGCCGACACCGCGGGGCACAGCATGCAGGAGGAACTGCTGCTGCTGACAACGCACGGCGTGCTGCACCTGCTGGGTTATGACCACGCGGAACCCGAAGAAGAGCAGGAAATGTTCGGACTTCAGCGCCAGCTTCTTTCCTCGTACCTGGGCCGGGACGCCCCGAAGGAGACGCGCAGTTGA
- a CDS encoding hemolysin family protein, with translation MSVALLIFMAVAFMVLAGLLTAAESAYGYLPRHEAEALLHGKAGKPLRKILQHPVAHMHALRFWRVWFEMATAVSVATLFQMLLDNIWLAGLLATVVMAGIGFVLVGVSPRQIGRKHVTGVVVLTAGMVRFLRVVLGPVPGWLVRLGTAVAPGTQGPDAAFFTEEEFRELLDRASEADMIENTEAELIHSVFELGDTKVRSVMVPRTDMVCIDSGSNLRQAMSLFLRSGYSRVPVIEDSADQIVGILYLKDVAAQMHSNPGEATVRRVEEFARGVRYVPESKAVSELLQELQRESTHVAIVIDEYGGTAGLVTLEDLIEEIVGEIVDEYDSERPEIENLGGGRYRISSRAGIDDLGELFDVDLEDDEVDTVGGLLAKALGRVPIVGSEVVVDGVVLHAERLEGRRNRVSHIIAWKQDRADETDENNDDGRESSRVHSTELVPRND, from the coding sequence TTGAGCGTTGCCCTGCTGATTTTCATGGCCGTGGCGTTCATGGTCCTGGCCGGGCTGCTGACGGCCGCCGAATCGGCGTACGGCTACCTGCCGCGGCATGAGGCCGAGGCGCTGCTGCACGGAAAGGCCGGCAAACCGCTGCGCAAAATCCTGCAGCACCCGGTCGCCCATATGCACGCCCTGCGCTTTTGGCGTGTCTGGTTCGAGATGGCCACTGCGGTTTCCGTGGCCACCCTCTTCCAGATGCTCCTGGACAACATTTGGCTGGCCGGGCTGCTGGCCACCGTGGTGATGGCCGGCATCGGTTTTGTCCTGGTGGGGGTCTCACCGCGGCAGATCGGCCGCAAGCACGTGACCGGCGTCGTCGTCCTGACCGCCGGCATGGTGCGCTTCCTCCGTGTGGTGCTTGGTCCGGTTCCCGGCTGGCTCGTTCGGCTGGGCACCGCCGTTGCCCCGGGCACCCAGGGCCCCGACGCCGCGTTCTTCACGGAAGAGGAATTCCGTGAACTGCTGGACCGCGCGTCCGAGGCGGACATGATCGAAAACACCGAAGCCGAGCTCATCCACTCCGTGTTCGAGCTCGGCGACACGAAGGTCCGTTCCGTGATGGTGCCCCGGACGGACATGGTCTGCATTGACTCCGGATCCAACCTGCGCCAGGCCATGTCCCTGTTCCTGCGCTCGGGATACTCGCGGGTTCCGGTGATCGAGGACAGCGCCGACCAGATCGTGGGCATCCTGTACCTCAAGGACGTGGCGGCGCAGATGCATTCCAACCCCGGCGAGGCCACGGTCCGCCGGGTGGAGGAATTCGCACGCGGCGTCCGCTACGTTCCCGAGTCCAAAGCAGTCAGTGAGCTGCTGCAGGAACTGCAGCGCGAATCCACCCACGTGGCAATCGTGATCGATGAGTATGGCGGCACCGCCGGACTGGTCACACTGGAGGACCTGATCGAAGAGATCGTCGGCGAGATCGTGGACGAATACGATTCCGAGCGCCCCGAGATCGAAAACCTCGGCGGAGGACGCTACCGCATCAGTTCCCGCGCCGGCATCGACGACCTTGGCGAGCTCTTCGACGTCGACCTCGAAGACGACGAGGTGGACACGGTGGGCGGACTGCTGGCCAAGGCCCTGGGCCGCGTGCCGATTGTTGGCAGCGAAGTGGTGGTGGACGGCGTCGTGCTCCACGCCGAGCGCCTCGAGGGCCGCCGCAACCGCGTGTCCCACATCATTGCCTGGAAGCAGGACCGCGCGGATGAAACAGACGAAAACAACGACGACGGCAGGGAATCCTCCCGCGTCCACTCAACAGAATTGGTACCCCGTAATGACTGA
- the era gene encoding GTPase Era, giving the protein MTDSQFRAGFVSLVGRPNAGKSTLTNALVGQKVAITSSKPQTTRHTIRGIVHREDSQLILVDTPGLHRPRTLLGKRLNDLVADTLAEVDAIGFCLPANEAVGPGDRYIAKQLAALKKKPVVALVTKTDLVDRAALAKQLMAVTALGNEVLGEAGWADIVPVSAADGFQVDTVAEVLSGYMPASPPLYPDGELTDEPEAVMVAELIREAALEGVRDELPHSLAVVVDEIVPREGRSEDNQLLDIRVNLYVERSSQKAIIIGKGGARLREVGTNARLAIEALLGTRIYLDLHVKIAKDWQRDPKQLVKLGF; this is encoded by the coding sequence ATGACTGACTCACAGTTCCGCGCCGGCTTTGTTTCACTGGTGGGCCGGCCCAACGCCGGCAAATCCACCCTGACCAACGCCCTCGTTGGCCAGAAGGTGGCCATCACCTCCTCAAAGCCCCAGACCACGCGGCACACCATCCGCGGGATTGTGCACCGCGAGGACTCCCAGCTGATCCTCGTGGACACTCCGGGCCTGCACCGGCCGCGGACGCTGCTCGGCAAGCGCCTGAATGACCTGGTGGCCGACACACTCGCTGAGGTGGACGCCATTGGTTTCTGCCTTCCGGCCAACGAAGCCGTGGGGCCGGGCGACCGGTACATCGCCAAGCAGCTCGCTGCGCTGAAGAAGAAGCCGGTGGTGGCCCTGGTCACCAAGACCGACCTGGTGGACCGGGCGGCCCTGGCCAAGCAGCTGATGGCCGTCACCGCCCTGGGCAACGAGGTCCTGGGCGAAGCCGGGTGGGCCGACATCGTGCCGGTTTCGGCAGCGGACGGATTCCAGGTGGACACCGTCGCGGAGGTCCTCTCCGGATACATGCCCGCATCCCCGCCTCTGTACCCGGACGGCGAGCTGACCGATGAACCGGAAGCGGTCATGGTGGCGGAACTCATCCGCGAAGCCGCACTGGAAGGCGTCCGCGATGAGCTTCCTCACTCGCTGGCCGTGGTGGTTGACGAGATTGTTCCCCGCGAGGGCCGCTCCGAAGACAACCAGTTGTTGGATATCCGCGTGAACCTGTACGTGGAACGGTCTTCCCAGAAGGCCATTATTATCGGCAAGGGCGGTGCCCGGCTCCGCGAGGTCGGCACCAATGCGCGGCTGGCGATCGAAGCGCTGCTGGGCACCCGCATCTACCTTGACCTGCACGTCAAAATCGCCAAGGACTGGCAGCGCGATCCCAAGCAGCTGGTGAAACTGGGCTTCTAA